A window of the Salvelinus alpinus chromosome 25, SLU_Salpinus.1, whole genome shotgun sequence genome harbors these coding sequences:
- the LOC139553813 gene encoding probable E3 ubiquitin-protein ligase RNF144A-A isoform X2, which yields MTTARYRPTWDLALDPLVSCKLCLGEFPLEQMTTITQCQCVFCTLCLKQYVELLIKEGLETAISCPDSACPKRGHLLENEIECMVASEVLQRHKKLQFEREVLLDPCLTWCPSSSCQAVCQLKETEVALPQLVQCAVCTLDFCSACKANWHPGQACPPLENNLPITAFLPGETSSFYKSDDDDGPIKRCPKCKVYIERDEGCAQMMCKNCKHAFCWYCLESLDDDFLLIHFDKGPCRNKLGHSRSSVIWHRTQVVGIFAGFGLLLLVASPFLLLATPFILCCKCKCSKGDDDPFPT from the exons ATGACCACAGCCAGGTATCGGCCCACCTGGGACCTGGCCCTGGACCCGCTGGTCTCCTGCAAACTGTGCCTTGGAGAGTTTCCCCTGGAGCAGATGACCACCATCACTCAGTGTCAATGTGTCTTCTGTACACTG TGCCTGAAGCAGTATGTGGAACTCCTGATCAAAGAGGGGCTCGAAACTGCTATTAGCTGTCCAGACTCTGCCTGTCCAAAACGAGGACACTTACTGGAAAATGAG aTCGAGTGCATGGTGGCTTCAGAGGTTCTACAGAGACACAAGAAGCTACAGTTTGAAAGGG AGGTGCTTCTGGACCCGTGTCTGACGTGGTGCCCGTCGTCGTCGTGCCAGGCAGTGTGCCAGCTGAAGGAGACTGAGGTGGCGCTGCCCCAGCtggtgcagtgtgcagtgtgcaccCTGGACTTCTGCTCTGCCTGCAAGGCTAACTGGCACCCCGGGCAGGCCTGCCCACCACTGGAGAACAACCTACCCATCACCGCCTTCCTACCTGGAGAGACCAG CTCCTTCTACAAGAGTGACGATGATGACGGTCCCATCAAGCGCTGTCCCAAGTGTAAGGTGTACATCGAGAGAGACGAGGGCTGTGCCCAGATGATGTGCAAGAACTGCAAACATGCCTTCTGCTGGTACTGCCTGGAGTCACTGGAC gatgACTTCCTCCTGATCCATTTTGACAAAGGACCCTGTCGAAACAAACTAGGCCACTCCAGGTCGTCTGTCATCTGGCACAGAACACAG gTGGTGGGGATCTTCGCTGGCTTTGGCCTGCTCCTGCTGGTggcctctcccttcctcctcctggcCACACCATTCATCCTCTGCTGCAAGTGCAAGTGCAGCAAAGGAGATGATGACCCCTTTCCCACCTAA
- the LOC139553813 gene encoding probable E3 ubiquitin-protein ligase RNF144A-A isoform X1 yields MQRGQHLARVCPVGATQHGDKRQCCQKPGKMTTARYRPTWDLALDPLVSCKLCLGEFPLEQMTTITQCQCVFCTLCLKQYVELLIKEGLETAISCPDSACPKRGHLLENEIECMVASEVLQRHKKLQFEREVLLDPCLTWCPSSSCQAVCQLKETEVALPQLVQCAVCTLDFCSACKANWHPGQACPPLENNLPITAFLPGETSSFYKSDDDDGPIKRCPKCKVYIERDEGCAQMMCKNCKHAFCWYCLESLDDDFLLIHFDKGPCRNKLGHSRSSVIWHRTQVVGIFAGFGLLLLVASPFLLLATPFILCCKCKCSKGDDDPFPT; encoded by the exons GCAAGATGACCACAGCCAGGTATCGGCCCACCTGGGACCTGGCCCTGGACCCGCTGGTCTCCTGCAAACTGTGCCTTGGAGAGTTTCCCCTGGAGCAGATGACCACCATCACTCAGTGTCAATGTGTCTTCTGTACACTG TGCCTGAAGCAGTATGTGGAACTCCTGATCAAAGAGGGGCTCGAAACTGCTATTAGCTGTCCAGACTCTGCCTGTCCAAAACGAGGACACTTACTGGAAAATGAG aTCGAGTGCATGGTGGCTTCAGAGGTTCTACAGAGACACAAGAAGCTACAGTTTGAAAGGG AGGTGCTTCTGGACCCGTGTCTGACGTGGTGCCCGTCGTCGTCGTGCCAGGCAGTGTGCCAGCTGAAGGAGACTGAGGTGGCGCTGCCCCAGCtggtgcagtgtgcagtgtgcaccCTGGACTTCTGCTCTGCCTGCAAGGCTAACTGGCACCCCGGGCAGGCCTGCCCACCACTGGAGAACAACCTACCCATCACCGCCTTCCTACCTGGAGAGACCAG CTCCTTCTACAAGAGTGACGATGATGACGGTCCCATCAAGCGCTGTCCCAAGTGTAAGGTGTACATCGAGAGAGACGAGGGCTGTGCCCAGATGATGTGCAAGAACTGCAAACATGCCTTCTGCTGGTACTGCCTGGAGTCACTGGAC gatgACTTCCTCCTGATCCATTTTGACAAAGGACCCTGTCGAAACAAACTAGGCCACTCCAGGTCGTCTGTCATCTGGCACAGAACACAG gTGGTGGGGATCTTCGCTGGCTTTGGCCTGCTCCTGCTGGTggcctctcccttcctcctcctggcCACACCATTCATCCTCTGCTGCAAGTGCAAGTGCAGCAAAGGAGATGATGACCCCTTTCCCACCTAA